The proteins below come from a single Fimbriimonadia bacterium genomic window:
- a CDS encoding protease complex subunit PrcB family protein yields the protein MGFAFVLAIVALVSGCYRVSTVPPAELLTSGTHSAITQREYHVVRSETEWVALWKRHRANVVGGEEPPPKVDFSKHMVVAVFAGNFPTGGYSLNLLPTKVIRGEVVVRFCLLRPPADAILTQAFTQPFTFATLPRTPLPMRVEIVDEE from the coding sequence ATGGGTTTCGCGTTCGTGCTGGCGATTGTGGCGTTGGTGTCGGGGTGCTACAGGGTGAGCACCGTGCCCCCAGCCGAGTTATTAACCTCGGGTACGCATAGCGCGATCACTCAGCGCGAGTACCACGTGGTTCGAAGCGAGACGGAGTGGGTGGCACTCTGGAAGCGCCACCGGGCGAATGTGGTCGGCGGAGAGGAGCCGCCGCCGAAGGTGGACTTTTCCAAACATATGGTAGTGGCGGTATTTGCCGGCAACTTTCCCACCGGCGGATACTCGCTGAATCTTCTCCCTACCAAGGTTATAAGAGGCGAGGTGGTGGTTAGGTTCTGCCTACTCCGCCCTCCAGCCGATGCAATCCTGACGCAGGCCTTCACGCAACCCTTCACCTTCGCCACCCTTCCCCGCACCCCGCTGCCGATGAGGGTGGAGATCGTGGACGAGGAGTAA
- a CDS encoding RNA-binding protein yields MNIYVGNLSYDMTEAQLREIFESYGEVTSCRIIEDKFTGRSKGFGFVEMSDKAQAEAAISGLNGKDFSGRPLTVNEARPKTEMGRGGGGRNRW; encoded by the coding sequence ATGAATATTTACGTCGGAAACCTCTCCTACGACATGACCGAGGCGCAGTTGCGTGAGATCTTCGAATCCTACGGCGAAGTCACTTCGTGCAGGATCATCGAGGACAAGTTCACGGGCCGCTCGAAGGGCTTCGGTTTCGTCGAGATGTCGGACAAGGCGCAAGCCGAGGCAGCCATCAGCGGCCTGAACGGCAAGGACTTCTCGGGCCGTCCCCTCACGGTCAACGAGGCCCGTCCGAAGACCGAAATGGGTCGCGGCGGTGGCGGCCGAAACCGCTGGTAG
- a CDS encoding protease complex subunit PrcB family protein yields the protein MLQVLVLGAVLVAQQAVGGREVRQQPGVAEQDVGRQALFVVRPSTDLTHMQQVRGWLQGAANDVSAARWRAAILVIGDRGPTIALDFTTDPARFRAAAQALLAGSGRPLNAEVVRFALNRLSWQPGGERRMLVLGAPGETGLDALVYKVAAENGLSVMFVQYAGEDWTPGPWPPSVKTPAVLSSNGTQSSIHVRRALVITNQRDLDMLWAEHNGARPGALPKPVVDFEKQSLVAVFAGDKPTHGYSLTVKSIKETERSIDVYVGLVSPAKDAKVIRQITQPWIALPVDKKAGKPVKVYYSE from the coding sequence ATGCTTCAGGTTTTGGTTCTAGGCGCGGTTTTGGTGGCGCAGCAGGCGGTCGGCGGACGCGAGGTGAGGCAGCAGCCAGGCGTGGCCGAACAGGATGTCGGACGCCAGGCGCTGTTCGTCGTGCGCCCGTCTACGGACCTAACCCACATGCAGCAGGTTCGAGGCTGGTTGCAAGGAGCGGCGAACGATGTCTCAGCAGCGCGATGGCGCGCAGCGATCTTGGTCATCGGGGACAGGGGCCCGACCATCGCTCTGGACTTCACCACGGACCCCGCTCGCTTTCGCGCCGCTGCGCAAGCACTGCTGGCCGGGTCGGGCAGGCCGCTGAATGCCGAGGTCGTCCGATTCGCCTTGAACCGGCTATCTTGGCAGCCCGGAGGCGAGAGGCGAATGCTCGTGCTCGGCGCGCCGGGCGAGACCGGGCTGGACGCGTTGGTGTACAAGGTGGCGGCCGAGAATGGGCTGAGTGTGATGTTCGTGCAGTACGCGGGCGAGGACTGGACGCCAGGTCCGTGGCCACCGAGCGTGAAAACCCCCGCCGTGCTGAGCTCCAACGGTACCCAGAGCAGCATTCACGTGCGGCGGGCGCTGGTCATCACCAACCAGCGGGACCTGGACATGCTGTGGGCCGAGCACAATGGCGCGAGGCCGGGTGCCCTGCCCAAGCCGGTGGTGGACTTCGAGAAGCAGTCGCTGGTGGCGGTATTCGCGGGGGATAAGCCGACGCACGGGTACTCACTCACGGTGAAATCCATCAAAGAGACGGAGCGCTCGATTGACGTGTACGTCGGTCTGGTGAGCCCGGCGAAAGACGCGAAGGTGATCCGGCAGATCACACAGCCGTGGATTGCCCTGCCCGTGGACAAGAAGGCTGGCAAGCCCGTCAAGGTCTACTATTCGGAGTGA